From Methanobacterium formicicum, one genomic window encodes:
- a CDS encoding DUF2206 domain-containing protein has translation MITEIIKKIGSNDANKLIFTLFCLLIATDLSIFLNIPILREVLGVVFFTTVPGFLILSLLPLHKIKILKKIVLTFALSIAFLMFFGLGLNFLYLVNIKPFTLVPLLISLNLIIFALMLISFKKNKNLTFDQLFNWEMNLENKSITLAIFPILLPILAIIGTFLMNKMEYNFIILVMLFLIPIYVACLLIFKNKAHHSTYPLAIWLISLALLLLNGLTSNHIFGIDVHHEYAVFNITFSQAFWDVVTNASNAYYLCTSITILPTIYAVLSNINGEYIFKTIYAFIGSLVPLVAYLTFNKYFKKDKAFLAALLIVFQNFFILSLGCTRQLVALLFFFLAVFILFDKEISDKSRKILLIISVWAMIISHYSTAYVALTLLLPIILLPFLKSLVPYLKNLKNKKINFQNFDVIVLIFAFMVVWYGVFAGIQLAAGSGSMEQISSSTASGITADSRDASVLAIFGIGVKSLPNLMSIIANDLVFFAIFLGLLGITLKFKYYRKKMDFGFILGIYLFILLLIMFIIVPMVSKLYGAPRIFLQSLIFLAPAFIIGLDEVAKLLRKVNLSYVLIFVLLVSLFSCSTYLQYYFYGTPYSPHYDSNGKLRGEYFIYDQEIMGAQWLNNSKIDQKIYTDGIGHQRLMLGGIQFNNISQQLFLDNKTIPHGYIYEWNVNIKKGIVYTQLEEEENITNFRNLFIGKFIIYDNGYSRIWD, from the coding sequence ATGATTACAGAGATAATAAAGAAAATAGGCAGTAACGATGCGAATAAATTGATTTTTACCTTGTTCTGCTTACTAATTGCCACTGATCTGAGTATATTTTTGAATATACCAATCCTACGAGAAGTTTTGGGAGTGGTCTTTTTCACTACCGTACCTGGATTTTTAATTTTATCTCTACTCCCCCTGCATAAAATAAAAATCCTTAAAAAGATAGTGCTGACCTTTGCCCTGAGCATAGCTTTCCTCATGTTCTTCGGGTTAGGCCTGAACTTCTTATACTTGGTGAATATTAAGCCATTCACATTAGTTCCCCTTCTAATCTCATTAAATCTGATTATATTTGCCTTAATGCTGATTTCATTTAAGAAAAATAAGAATTTAACCTTTGATCAGTTGTTTAACTGGGAAATGAACTTGGAAAATAAATCAATCACCCTGGCTATATTCCCTATTCTTTTACCCATCTTAGCCATCATTGGAACCTTTTTAATGAATAAAATGGAGTACAACTTTATCATACTGGTAATGTTGTTTTTAATTCCAATTTACGTGGCTTGTCTTCTGATTTTTAAAAATAAAGCACACCATTCAACTTATCCCCTGGCAATCTGGTTGATAAGCCTGGCACTGCTTTTACTCAATGGATTAACATCCAATCATATTTTTGGAATTGATGTCCACCATGAATACGCCGTGTTTAACATCACCTTTTCCCAGGCCTTCTGGGATGTGGTAACCAACGCCAGTAACGCCTACTACCTCTGTACCAGCATCACCATTCTCCCCACAATATACGCTGTTTTAAGTAACATAAACGGAGAATATATATTTAAGACGATTTATGCCTTCATTGGTTCACTGGTTCCTTTAGTAGCTTATCTTACCTTCAATAAATATTTCAAAAAGGATAAGGCGTTTTTGGCGGCGTTACTTATAGTGTTCCAGAATTTCTTCATACTTTCCCTGGGATGTACACGCCAGTTAGTGGCACTTTTGTTCTTCTTTTTGGCTGTTTTCATCCTGTTTGATAAGGAAATATCCGATAAATCCCGTAAAATATTGCTTATCATTTCAGTATGGGCCATGATAATCTCCCATTACTCCACAGCCTACGTGGCACTGACCCTGTTACTACCCATAATCCTGTTACCCTTCCTGAAGAGTCTGGTGCCTTATTTAAAAAATCTAAAAAACAAGAAGATCAATTTCCAAAATTTTGATGTTATAGTATTGATTTTTGCATTTATGGTGGTCTGGTACGGGGTTTTTGCCGGAATACAGTTGGCAGCAGGTTCTGGATCCATGGAACAGATCAGCAGCAGTACTGCCTCAGGAATAACTGCTGACTCCCGGGATGCATCGGTGCTGGCTATCTTCGGTATTGGTGTGAAATCCCTACCCAACCTCATGAGTATAATTGCCAACGACCTGGTATTTTTTGCTATTTTCCTGGGATTACTGGGAATAACCCTAAAATTCAAATATTACCGGAAAAAAATGGACTTTGGCTTTATTTTGGGAATATACCTATTCATATTGTTGTTAATCATGTTCATCATTGTACCCATGGTTTCCAAGTTATACGGTGCTCCCCGCATATTCCTGCAAAGTTTGATATTTTTAGCCCCCGCCTTTATCATAGGCCTGGATGAAGTTGCTAAATTACTTAGGAAGGTTAACCTAAGCTATGTATTGATATTTGTGCTTCTGGTATCCCTCTTTTCATGCAGTACATACCTGCAGTACTATTTCTATGGAACCCCCTATTCTCCCCACTATGATAGCAACGGGAAACTCCGTGGTGAATACTTTATATACGATCAGGAAATAATGGGAGCCCAATGGTTAAACAATTCTAAAATAGACCAGAAGATATACACCGATGGTATTGGACACCAGAGGTTGATGTTAGGTGGAATCCAGTTTAACAATATCAGCCAGCAGTTGTTCCTGGACAATAAAACCATACCCCATGGTTATATCTATGAATGGAATGTGAATATTAAAAAGGGTATTGTGTATACTCAGCTGGAAGAAGAGGAAAACATAACCAATTTCCGTAACTTATTTATAGGGAAATTTATCATCTACGATAACGGCTATTCCCGGATATGGGACTGA
- a CDS encoding glycosyltransferase family 4 protein — translation MEPRLKIAVFHNLPSGGAKRALYDHVKHLIDSGNIVDVFIPSTANEEYLPLNEIAANVKVYPVHKNISSYLLSLIRYRLPVGELSNLENAQKLIANEINGGDYDVVFCEQDQYSMTPFIIQYIEKPVVYYCQQPLRHEEAILKKIAKNKSGIKDYLKGWVYRYIDNRFVAIDKRLAESAKYTLANSYFSHESILKTYGINSYVCYLGINTELFKPVDVLEKDMVLSVGSYISMKGHDFIIRSLAFLDPEIRPKFVLVANNGDDEWKQHLEELAESLDVEMEILTLIDDDRLVELYNQARLVLYSSYLEPFGLVPLESMACGTPVVAVKEGGVRETVIHNETGLLTERDEELFSSAVEELLQNESKRSRFSKNSVELVRNHWTLAEAGKRLDWHLNRAKKY, via the coding sequence ATGGAACCAAGACTAAAAATTGCAGTTTTTCACAATTTGCCCTCAGGAGGGGCTAAAAGAGCATTATATGATCATGTTAAACATTTAATCGATTCAGGCAACATTGTGGATGTTTTTATTCCTTCCACCGCTAACGAGGAGTATCTGCCACTTAACGAAATTGCCGCTAATGTTAAAGTTTATCCTGTACACAAGAATATTTCCAGTTACCTGTTATCTCTTATACGGTATCGTCTACCTGTGGGTGAGTTGAGTAATCTGGAGAATGCTCAGAAATTAATAGCCAACGAAATAAATGGAGGAGATTACGATGTTGTATTCTGTGAACAGGACCAATATTCCATGACTCCATTTATAATCCAATACATTGAAAAACCGGTTGTGTATTATTGTCAGCAGCCTTTAAGGCATGAAGAAGCTATCCTTAAAAAAATTGCTAAAAATAAATCGGGTATTAAGGACTACCTTAAAGGGTGGGTTTACCGTTACATTGATAATCGTTTTGTGGCTATTGATAAAAGATTAGCAGAATCTGCAAAGTACACTCTGGCCAATTCCTACTTTTCTCACGAGTCTATTTTAAAAACATATGGAATTAATTCTTATGTTTGTTATCTAGGGATAAATACAGAACTTTTCAAGCCAGTGGATGTTCTGGAAAAAGATATGGTATTATCAGTGGGAAGTTACATCTCCATGAAAGGTCATGATTTTATAATCCGGTCTTTAGCTTTCCTAGATCCTGAAATCCGACCTAAATTTGTTTTAGTAGCGAATAATGGTGATGATGAATGGAAACAGCATCTGGAAGAACTGGCAGAAAGTTTAGATGTTGAAATGGAAATTTTGACTTTAATTGACGATGATAGGTTGGTTGAACTTTATAACCAGGCCCGGTTGGTTCTGTATTCCTCCTACCTTGAACCCTTTGGACTGGTACCACTGGAATCTATGGCTTGTGGAACTCCAGTAGTCGCAGTTAAAGAGGGAGGGGTTAGAGAAACAGTCATCCATAATGAAACTGGACTCCTCACCGAAAGAGATGAGGAACTTTTTTCCAGTGCGGTAGAGGAGTTACTGCAGAATGAAAGTAAGAGATCCAGGTTTTCCAAAAATTCAGTGGAATTAGTTCGAAACCACTGGACACTTGCTGAGGCAGGAAAAAGATTGGATTGGCATTTGAACCGGGCTAAAAAATATTAA
- a CDS encoding glycosyltransferase, whose protein sequence is MKIAYVYDAAYPWVKGGAEKRVYDLALRMAQRGHEVHCYSWGWWWAEEGKKDITLDGIHLHGVGEPRELYTDNRRSISEAILFAFKLTPLLWKEKFEVVDCQGFPFFSCFPAKFHSLTGKSFLIITALEVWGDYWYTYLGFMGFFGKVLEKIIYHLSDHIICISPKTEKDLKNIRRTDQSTVIPPGINFKEIEQISPKNEEWDLIFAGRLIKEKRVDLLIRSLSTVKKNNPHVKCLIIGDGPEMEKLKGLVQELDLLNNVKFMGFLENVSDLFGFMKASNVFVLPSEREGFGMVVVEANACGLPVVVVEGSMNAAADLVQEGVNGFITPPHEKDMALKINQALKERDKLKTNCIESARRYDWNEIVSHLEAYYQKSINE, encoded by the coding sequence ATGAAAATTGCCTATGTCTACGATGCAGCCTATCCCTGGGTTAAAGGTGGTGCTGAGAAAAGGGTATATGACTTAGCACTTAGAATGGCTCAAAGAGGCCATGAAGTACATTGTTACTCTTGGGGATGGTGGTGGGCTGAAGAAGGAAAGAAGGATATTACCTTGGATGGCATTCACCTGCACGGAGTGGGTGAACCCCGAGAACTTTACACCGACAACCGCCGATCCATTAGTGAAGCCATATTATTTGCATTTAAATTAACACCCCTACTCTGGAAAGAAAAGTTCGAGGTGGTGGACTGTCAGGGGTTTCCTTTCTTCTCCTGCTTCCCGGCCAAGTTTCATTCCCTGACGGGCAAATCGTTCTTAATCATCACTGCCCTGGAGGTCTGGGGGGATTACTGGTATACCTACCTGGGATTCATGGGATTTTTTGGTAAAGTTCTGGAAAAAATAATCTACCATCTCAGTGATCATATAATCTGCATATCCCCTAAAACTGAAAAGGACCTTAAAAATATTAGAAGAACTGACCAATCAACGGTAATCCCTCCAGGCATCAATTTCAAGGAAATAGAACAGATCTCCCCTAAAAATGAGGAATGGGATTTGATCTTCGCCGGCCGACTTATAAAGGAAAAACGTGTCGATTTACTGATCCGCAGCCTTTCCACGGTTAAAAAAAACAATCCCCATGTAAAATGCCTGATAATTGGTGATGGACCCGAAATGGAGAAACTTAAAGGATTGGTTCAGGAACTGGATCTTTTAAACAACGTAAAATTTATGGGATTCCTGGAAAATGTTTCGGATCTATTTGGTTTCATGAAGGCTTCCAATGTTTTCGTGCTTCCATCGGAGAGGGAAGGTTTTGGCATGGTTGTAGTGGAGGCTAATGCCTGTGGCCTTCCAGTGGTGGTTGTGGAAGGCTCCATGAACGCTGCAGCTGACCTGGTACAGGAAGGAGTCAATGGATTTATAACACCACCTCATGAAAAAGATATGGCACTTAAAATAAATCAAGCCTTAAAAGAAAGGGATAAATTAAAGACTAACTGTATTGAGTCTGCCCGGAGATATGACTGGAATGAAATTGTATCCCACCTTGAAGCTTATTATCAAAAATCCATTAATGAGTAA
- a CDS encoding glycosyltransferase family 4 protein, which produces MKICLISNLYPPNVLGGAEVSVKKVSEELVKKGHEVIVITTPFSENDVEIINGVKIYQVKPLNLYEIYHHPNQSMLLKPLWHIIDLWNPYDERIIENILKTENPDVVHIHNFKGLSLSSFAPAKSLKIPLVFTTHDYSLVCMRANLLNSSGEICKNPSALCKIYNQIQKHLAKNKVDLLISPSQFVINKLKSNGLFKDVKSKKIPLGIELKDNEKFEKDYSQTNILYVGNLGEHKGVHILLKAFRKIENRNIRLDIVGKGLCSEKLKSMSENDNRIKFHDFLEGKELIKMYQQANLTVVPSIWYDNSPMVIYESFSCRTPVIGSKIGGIPELIEDGFNGYLFEAGNVNELQKLLENLIDSPETLKKLEQGTYESVQRYTMDKHIKQLEREYQKLAK; this is translated from the coding sequence ATGAAAATTTGTTTAATATCAAATTTATATCCTCCCAATGTATTGGGTGGTGCTGAAGTAAGTGTTAAAAAAGTTTCAGAGGAACTAGTAAAAAAAGGACACGAAGTAATAGTTATTACCACCCCTTTCAGTGAAAATGATGTGGAAATCATTAATGGCGTGAAAATTTACCAAGTTAAACCTTTAAATCTTTACGAAATTTACCATCATCCTAACCAATCAATGTTACTCAAACCATTATGGCATATAATAGATTTATGGAACCCCTACGATGAAAGAATTATTGAAAACATATTGAAAACAGAAAATCCAGATGTTGTTCATATTCACAACTTCAAAGGATTATCACTTTCTTCCTTTGCACCGGCTAAAAGTTTGAAAATTCCCCTGGTTTTCACGACCCATGATTATTCTCTGGTTTGCATGAGGGCTAATTTATTAAATAGTTCAGGAGAGATCTGCAAAAATCCATCGGCACTTTGTAAAATCTACAATCAAATCCAAAAACATCTAGCCAAGAACAAAGTAGATCTGTTAATATCACCTTCACAATTCGTCATAAATAAATTAAAATCAAATGGTCTCTTTAAAGATGTTAAATCTAAAAAAATCCCCTTGGGGATTGAGTTAAAGGACAACGAAAAATTTGAAAAAGATTATTCCCAGACGAATATACTCTATGTGGGCAATTTAGGTGAACATAAAGGTGTACACATACTCTTAAAAGCCTTCAGGAAAATTGAAAATAGGAATATACGTCTGGATATTGTAGGGAAAGGATTATGCAGCGAAAAATTAAAGTCAATGTCCGAAAATGATAATCGGATTAAATTCCACGACTTTCTTGAGGGAAAAGAACTTATAAAAATGTATCAACAGGCCAACTTAACTGTAGTGCCCTCCATATGGTACGATAACTCACCAATGGTTATTTATGAAAGTTTCAGCTGCAGAACCCCCGTAATTGGTAGTAAAATTGGGGGAATTCCCGAACTAATTGAAGATGGATTTAATGGTTACCTGTTTGAAGCAGGTAATGTAAATGAACTCCAGAAACTCTTGGAAAATTTAATTGATTCACCCGAAACTCTGAAAAAATTAGAACAAGGAACATACGAATCTGTGCAAAGATACACCATGGACAAGCACATTAAACAACTAGAAAGAGAATACCAAAAACTTGCTAAATAA
- a CDS encoding glycosyltransferase family 2 protein, with the protein MNNNDPQVSIIILNWNGWEDTLECLESLYAIDYENYNVIVVDNGSQDDSLEKIREYCQGNLKTESPFFKYNLHNKPINLIELDKDDVGKTEISARVSTKSPNLYLLKNDKNYGFADGNNIGIDFALNNLPTDYLMLLNNDTAVDTDLIGPLVKTAESDPKIGMVGPKIYSYDRPSEIQTVGFSIKWSRGEIVSIGHTEKDEGQYDKVTNVDCVSGCLMLIKKEVIQKMGKFLDHEYFLYYEDMDSCVRTRKLGYEIYVVPDSRIWHKTSSTSKKAAQTAGYYTSRNVFIFMKKYSQKNQYRSFLVYFFIYKLWYSIGLNTVYYRDLKAFIPILRGTREGLAWKK; encoded by the coding sequence ATGAATAACAATGACCCTCAGGTTTCCATTATAATTTTAAACTGGAATGGCTGGGAAGACACCCTGGAATGCCTGGAATCACTCTATGCCATCGATTATGAAAATTACAATGTAATTGTGGTGGACAACGGATCACAAGATGATTCATTGGAAAAGATCAGGGAATATTGCCAGGGTAACCTTAAAACTGAGTCACCATTCTTTAAGTATAACCTTCATAACAAACCAATTAATCTAATTGAATTGGATAAAGATGATGTTGGTAAAACCGAGATATCTGCCCGGGTTAGCACCAAATCCCCGAATCTTTACCTTCTAAAAAATGATAAGAACTACGGTTTTGCCGACGGAAATAATATAGGAATAGACTTTGCCCTAAATAATCTCCCCACTGATTATCTAATGCTTTTAAACAATGATACTGCTGTTGATACGGATTTGATAGGCCCTTTAGTTAAAACTGCTGAATCAGACCCTAAAATAGGTATGGTTGGCCCGAAAATTTATTCCTATGATCGCCCCAGTGAGATTCAAACCGTGGGATTCAGTATCAAATGGTCCCGGGGTGAAATTGTATCCATTGGTCATACAGAAAAAGATGAAGGTCAATATGATAAAGTAACCAATGTTGACTGTGTATCCGGCTGTTTAATGTTAATTAAAAAGGAAGTGATCCAGAAAATGGGAAAATTCCTGGATCATGAGTACTTTCTGTACTACGAAGATATGGATTCCTGTGTCCGCACTAGGAAATTAGGATATGAGATATATGTGGTGCCGGATTCAAGAATATGGCACAAAACTTCGTCCACATCCAAAAAAGCTGCCCAAACTGCAGGTTATTACACATCCAGAAATGTATTCATTTTCATGAAAAAGTACTCGCAAAAAAACCAGTATCGTTCATTTCTGGTTTACTTCTTTATTTATAAATTATGGTACTCTATAGGGCTCAACACAGTTTATTACAGAGATTTAAAAGCATTTATCCCCATATTAAGGGGTACCAGGGAAGGTTTAGCTTGGAAAAAGTAA
- a CDS encoding glycosyltransferase family 4 protein, producing the protein MKILQTPIRFYPFIGGVENYVYYLSQELVKKGHQVRVLCANEPPSSREETIEGIQVKRINYLGKLANTNLTPGLPYALSKENFDVIHTHIPTPWSADWSYMASKFKNKPLIVTYHNDIIGNGAAHHIAKLYNSTALKLLLNHASKIIITQPDYLQSSPYLKRYEDKIEVIPNGVDVRKFKPLNLTKEAHSLFFLSLLDEFHQYKGLDYLLKSLKIVKEEVNDVKLVVGGEGKLLDYYQKMAKDLGLENNVEFHGFIPHEKIVEYYNKCRAFVLPSISSKQEGFGIVALEALACETPVISTDIVGVSDDLKEVNAGIIIPPRDVEKLAQAIVDLLTNHELSEKMGIRGRKLVQEKYTWLKIAEMAENLYERVL; encoded by the coding sequence ATGAAGATACTGCAAACTCCAATCAGGTTTTATCCCTTCATTGGAGGGGTGGAGAATTATGTTTACTATCTTTCCCAGGAACTGGTAAAAAAAGGACACCAAGTAAGGGTTTTATGTGCCAATGAACCCCCATCATCAAGGGAAGAAACAATTGAGGGTATCCAAGTAAAGAGGATTAATTACTTGGGGAAACTAGCCAATACCAACTTAACACCGGGATTGCCCTATGCCCTAAGTAAAGAAAATTTTGATGTTATTCACACCCACATCCCCACTCCCTGGAGTGCTGACTGGAGTTATATGGCATCAAAATTTAAAAATAAACCATTGATAGTTACTTATCACAATGATATCATTGGGAATGGGGCGGCTCACCATATCGCTAAATTATACAATAGTACTGCCCTGAAATTATTATTGAACCATGCCTCAAAAATTATCATCACTCAACCAGATTATTTACAGTCCTCACCTTATTTAAAGAGATATGAGGATAAAATTGAAGTAATACCCAATGGAGTGGATGTCAGGAAATTCAAACCCCTGAACTTGACCAAAGAAGCCCATTCCCTATTTTTCCTGAGCCTTTTAGATGAATTCCACCAGTATAAAGGTTTAGATTATCTACTGAAATCTTTAAAAATTGTCAAAGAAGAAGTGAATGATGTTAAACTGGTAGTGGGTGGAGAAGGAAAATTACTGGACTATTACCAGAAAATGGCCAAGGATCTTGGGTTAGAAAATAATGTGGAATTCCATGGATTCATTCCCCACGAAAAAATAGTGGAGTATTATAATAAATGCCGTGCCTTTGTACTCCCTTCCATCTCATCAAAACAGGAAGGTTTTGGAATTGTTGCCCTTGAAGCTCTCGCTTGTGAAACTCCAGTGATAAGTACTGATATTGTGGGGGTTTCAGATGATTTGAAGGAGGTTAATGCCGGTATAATAATACCTCCCAGGGATGTGGAGAAATTAGCACAGGCCATTGTTGATCTGTTAACCAACCATGAATTATCTGAAAAAATGGGAATAAGAGGAAGAAAACTGGTTCAAGAGAAATATACTTGGTTAAAAATTGCTGAAATGGCTGAAAATCTTTATGAAAGGGTGCTTTAA
- a CDS encoding glycosyltransferase family 2 protein has product MSFPRVAILILNWNGWEDTLECLESVYQINYPEYNVVIVDNNSEDNSIKKIEDYCAGKIKVDSSFFNYQNKNPIKIFEYSSTELQSSKLPEMDIINSVKPNEKLILIKNHENYGFAKGNNIGISCALKNLDAEYVLLLNNDTVVDKDFLTELVDVAKNNDNVGFVGPKVYIYSDKNTLQVAGGAQVDLKHGEVDEIAYHQRDGGQFDHYLEPDYIGGTCILCSREVIEEVGMLDPGYFMYWEDADWCFRGRKQGYKSVYAFKSKIWHKYGASSDTPFKMYYFTRNRIYFVKKNSTRGEFFLFSMFILAVTLSKSLRQLIRHHDFKMSYAYLKGFFDGITLSVNSKVKL; this is encoded by the coding sequence ATGAGTTTTCCACGAGTGGCCATCCTAATCCTAAACTGGAATGGATGGGAAGATACATTAGAGTGCCTTGAATCAGTATATCAAATTAACTATCCCGAATACAATGTAGTAATAGTTGATAATAATTCGGAGGACAATTCAATAAAAAAGATAGAAGATTACTGTGCTGGTAAAATAAAAGTCGACTCTAGTTTTTTCAATTATCAAAATAAAAATCCCATTAAGATTTTTGAATATTCCAGTACCGAACTTCAAAGTTCTAAACTCCCTGAGATGGATATTATAAATTCAGTTAAGCCTAACGAGAAGTTAATCCTTATAAAAAACCATGAAAATTATGGTTTTGCTAAGGGAAATAACATAGGGATAAGTTGTGCGCTTAAGAACTTGGATGCAGAGTATGTGTTACTGTTAAACAATGATACAGTGGTTGATAAAGATTTTTTAACTGAACTAGTGGATGTGGCAAAAAATAACGATAATGTTGGTTTTGTTGGGCCCAAAGTTTACATCTACAGTGATAAAAATACTTTACAGGTGGCTGGTGGGGCTCAGGTGGACCTAAAACATGGTGAAGTGGATGAAATTGCCTACCACCAGCGGGATGGAGGTCAGTTTGATCACTATCTAGAACCGGATTATATCGGTGGAACCTGTATACTATGTTCCCGGGAAGTAATAGAAGAGGTTGGAATGCTGGATCCCGGCTACTTTATGTACTGGGAAGATGCCGATTGGTGTTTTAGGGGCCGTAAACAGGGTTATAAATCAGTTTATGCCTTCAAATCTAAAATATGGCATAAATACGGGGCCTCCAGTGATACTCCCTTTAAAATGTATTACTTTACCCGGAACCGAATTTACTTCGTGAAAAAAAATAGTACCCGTGGGGAATTCTTCCTCTTTTCAATGTTTATCCTGGCTGTAACCCTATCTAAATCACTCCGCCAGTTGATACGTCATCATGATTTTAAAATGAGTTATGCTTATCTTAAGGGTTTTTTTGATGGAATAACCCTTTCTGTTAATTCAAAGGTTAAATTGTAA
- a CDS encoding glycosyltransferase family 4 protein: MNPESSRIVFIHNTAMWYRRPFFSLLSEIYPIKFVFTHLDVSKEIYDVEIDDKIEGMKNVDYTILKNYLGIAFGVIKESSGDYDIIVGGSWDSLPEIIETTLYFAIAKLRRKKFVLWTEDWNWNLKTTKRRLVKFFAQIIVRKSDAIILPGTKQKECVIYLGASPSKVFLMPNASNISRHSIESPEGITERRTYPDQPVDECNLYNEYPSFKGKKIVLFVGRLVKQKGVEYLLKAFSTLKKDISDSVLVIIGKGDYEEELKKMAKDLHIDRDVYFLGHVDNDLLKNYYGPSDLCVVPSITHEMVDAWAFVVNEAMYYGNPVIATDAVGSAVDMIQDGKNGFIVPERDSTALYNSMKLILSQDELREKMGKSSKEIVETNFSYKNMVEGFQKAINFVKK, translated from the coding sequence ATGAATCCAGAATCATCCCGCATAGTTTTTATCCACAACACAGCCATGTGGTACCGTAGGCCATTTTTCAGTTTATTATCCGAAATTTATCCTATTAAATTCGTTTTCACCCATTTAGATGTGTCTAAAGAGATATATGATGTGGAAATAGATGATAAGATTGAAGGAATGAAAAATGTGGATTATACTATATTAAAAAATTATTTGGGAATTGCTTTTGGAGTTATTAAAGAATCATCTGGAGATTACGATATAATCGTTGGTGGTAGCTGGGATAGTCTACCAGAAATAATCGAAACCACCCTTTATTTTGCCATTGCTAAGTTGAGGAGAAAAAAATTCGTACTATGGACTGAAGATTGGAACTGGAACCTCAAAACCACCAAAAGGAGATTGGTTAAATTTTTTGCCCAGATAATTGTTAGAAAATCTGACGCCATTATCCTCCCCGGAACAAAACAAAAAGAATGTGTTATATACTTAGGGGCTTCACCCTCCAAGGTATTTTTAATGCCCAATGCCAGTAATATTTCACGACATTCCATTGAAAGTCCAGAAGGAATCACCGAAAGAAGAACTTACCCCGACCAACCAGTAGATGAGTGTAATTTATACAATGAATATCCTTCCTTTAAAGGCAAAAAAATTGTACTGTTTGTTGGACGTTTGGTGAAACAGAAGGGAGTGGAATACTTATTAAAGGCATTTTCTACTTTAAAAAAGGATATTAGTGACAGTGTTCTGGTTATTATTGGTAAAGGAGATTACGAAGAAGAATTAAAAAAAATGGCCAAAGATCTCCACATTGATAGGGATGTGTACTTCCTGGGCCACGTTGATAATGATCTCCTAAAAAACTACTATGGTCCTAGTGATCTGTGCGTTGTCCCCTCCATAACCCATGAAATGGTTGATGCCTGGGCCTTTGTGGTTAATGAAGCCATGTACTATGGAAACCCGGTTATTGCCACAGATGCCGTGGGTTCTGCAGTTGATATGATCCAAGATGGGAAAAACGGTTTTATTGTTCCGGAAAGGGATTCCACTGCATTATATAATTCCATGAAACTTATCCTGTCCCAGGATGAATTGCGGGAAAAGATGGGTAAGTCTTCTAAAGAAATAGTAGAAACTAATTTTTCATACAAAAATATGGTTGAAGGTTTTCAAAAGGCCATTAACTTTGTAAAAAAGTGA